ATTAATACTACATACCAAAGTATCCATGCCAACAGGGTTCTTCTTTTTCTCCTCTGATCTCTTTTGCTTCTCCAACTTCAACAATTCTCTTCTTTTCTGCTTCTCTTCTTCTTTATGTTTCTTTACTGCATCGACTTCTTTCAGTATCTCTTCTTTGAAAGGGCATATATTGGGTATCTGAACAGCTTTAGGTTTTTTGGATTTGGGATTTTTCTTTgcctctttttttatttttctgttgtGATCTCTGACTTTTTTCTCGATTTTGTAGCGTAGGCGTGCTGGCTGCCTTTTGGATGGCTTTTCTGAAACATTTAGTATAATAGTAATTATCGGTAATGTATGATGTAGTTTTAAGCGATTTTAGATTAATGAATAGAAAAACTAGATTGTAAACCTGTTTATCTAAAACTATGATGATAAAGAACCCAAGAATACATGAAAACACAGTTCTGATgaatctacaatctacatgcgACTCACATTCCTAacctataaatttatttataaagaagGCATTTCGCTGACTATTAGAATATCATGATTGCACTAGCTGGTATAAGAGATAAATtggcaattttaaaattatattattttccttttaaACTGTATAGCCCGTTGAAAAGGTATCTAACAAACATAAACTGGATAATTAGTTAACTTACTCAATTTAAATTTTGCCATTTCGATAACTCAGATGAATATTCTAATACAAAAATCTTACGAACTACGAACTGATCTTCTACTTTTTGTTAAACAGTTTAAATGGATATTAATAATCACagttatagttttaaataaaaataaaaaccacatgggcttataaaaaatattgacatttgacattgacatttgtGGTTTTACTTGACACAGTGTTCCCACTAACGATTTTGGTTTTACCCTAGTTTCTGTAGAAATTGGCCCTAAATTACCCTAATATTAAACAACATAATATGTTGTTTATTATTTACGAACATCATTTCACGTTTTTAATGACATTTCACAATCCTGAATCTTCAATCTTGTGACGAAGGTGTTTatcatacttaataattttctattttcaaattataataCTTTATCTACgctcatattttaaaattctgattatgaaatcaaaataatgtaacataatattgatCAACTTTATTCACATAGGAcacacataatatttaaaaaacattacTACACTGTTTTGTTAGGAAAATATTGCAAAGTAATGctttaaaatattcttttttaatgcTTTAAATTGACAAAATGTTACGTTATGCTAAGTACAAAGTTTTTATGGTTAGGACTTTAAAATAATGACTTTAGACAAAGAAGTGTATTTAAAACTCTACATAATTAGGTGTTAAAACTTGAATCACTCGTGAACTAAGAACTATTAAAAAACTCACCTGGTGGCACGTTTTTTTAAACCTACGCTCATGTTTTAATAATCTTTAATAtgcaacagttttttttaaatagatatagcgagcaaacgagcaggcgggtcacctgatgttaagtgattaccgccgcccatgaacatttgcagcaccagaggagccgccgatgcgttgccggccttttaggaatttgttggtccgccccttgaataaccccatgttataatctagtgggaacaccgccgattcATAACTACTAAAACAACTATTAAAAATGCACTATTATTCCACAATGCAGAATGATTTTTTATTCCACTCTTTTCTAACCCGTTCGTATTGCCATTTGAGAAATctaaaagtacaaaatttaTATTGGATATTAAAAATGGATATTGGATATGCCattctttaataaaataggGCGAAATTCCTAAAAGGTGAAACACTAATTTGACAACTCAAGGGCAGTGCTGTCAACTACTTTCCAAAAAATGCACTAAAGTCTAAACCAACCTCTCCTCTATACTCTAATCTATGCTCAAAAATGCAGCGATGGCACTTGTGCGGTTGTTGTGTTGTAcaagtattaaaaaatttaaaatatttttgtgtctTATTAATAATCCCGGTAAATATATAGTagttcttcttttcttctttatttCTCTTTGTACTGCGGTTCTTTGACCCggtcatttttaaggttccgtagtccgtactcaaagggtaaaacgggacacTATTACTGgactccgctatccgtccgtctgtcagtctgtcaccaggctgtatctcacgaACCGTGATGGTTAGACTGTTAAAATTTTCActgatgatgtatttctgttgcggCTCTATAACAACAGCTCGTTTTTATACCCTTCGCACATTAGCCGGTTTTTGTTCTTgctatattttatatctaaaaaCTTGGAAAGAAAATTGTTGTGTTGACCCtagttaagtatttttaaggtaggtatctaatatttaatcatctttatttcaagtttcaacattggtttttacaaatattacatgatataatttacctacttaccttagcACTTTCTAACGTGTTTCAGAGATTTCTTACAAAATTTTTTGTTTGGTGGGGCAGCTGGCAGAGTACATacgtttataataaaacttataagCTCCGCACCGCATCTTTAACTTCTCAAGCTGCGATTGGTTATAGGTACttatcacggaacagaaaactgttctttctgttccgtggtacTTATCAATCCCTATTAggtatgttattggtctgttcTTATCAATATCTTTAATTcagtatacctataggtaatctGCAAAGTTTAAACTTTCGTGACTAACAAAGTAAATACGTAGGTAGTTACCTATCTCAGAAATAGGTTTAAAGCTGCGGTGCTGCTAATCTTCTATGTGACAGGATTAATAATCAATCTGTATCGCGACACGACCAACCATAGCTGTTGAGTGTTGCGTAacacttttaaacttttttaatctacctacctatgctACCTACTTAATCCGACTTTTGAGAAGCTGTTCAAAATCAATTTAGGTAACTAGGACCTAGATGTTTCAGTTCTTACACAAGTTATACCGATAACAATCTAGATCTACTTCGGTACGATATTGTAAATCGCTACCGCACGATACAATCCGGTCAATATTTGGCTATGGTCCCGACTCCCGTCAACCTCAGCCTATACCTAGGTAAACAAAACACGTCGTGTACGGTGTACCGTGTTCATTCATTGTGTACCGACATTTCGTTGAATGAGCCGCCTTGCATAGCGGCTGGCGTCACCAACGCCGCATGACATGCTTTGTTCACCGGGAGCAGCAGCTGCATTCGAATCGCAAAATAAACGGTCGTATACCTGAACAGGTAATAGAAGCAACAGGTCATTTCATATGACGAGGGGAGCTCCGCGCACGAGCGGCTGACTCGATTCGAGACTCGAGTTAATAACCGCGCTAGTTGTGCTCTGCCTTTCACGGCGGTAGTGTGTACGTTCGCGCGCTACTAAACGTCGACTTTCACGCGAGTGATCAAATCGGGGTTTCAAGTTATGTGCGCGAACGCACGCTTCAATAATCCTCCGCCCATTCGATCGTGACAGTGCCAATGTCTCCCAGTCTAGAAGGGATCATGTTCAACAGGAACGCGAACCTGTCTGCGCGACGGCCGCTGCTTGCTGAACCGCAAAAGCCAGTGGTGATCCCACCGAGAGCACCGCCCCGGGACTACGGTCCGCAGAGACCTTCGCCCGCTCCGCGAAACCTACCACCCGACTGTCACTACGAGTACAAGACGGAGTGGAAACCTTCGAACGTCGAAATCGAAAAACGTCTGCAGGAGACGAGAGCTCGGGAGAAGATCGGTTACTTTCAAGACAAAATAAcacctccagagttgaatttggACCGTAGGGAGGCGGAGTTAGTGTTCAGATTCGACCCTCACGCGTCCGCTGAATATTTATCGGGTCAGTATCAAGCTCCTACAGTTCAATATGCAAAGCCCCCGACGCCGGCAAACGGGTTTGCTAACCGTCTACCGGAGAGAGACGGGCCTTTTGTGTTCGGAGTCCACAGCCCGAGCCAGTTCCCCATTCCGCGGCGGGATGAGGATGACTACGATTACTCCGAAGTAGCTGAGGAAAACGGTCGGCCTGTGATACGAGACGATGAGTCGGCAGACTTAAATTGCTGTGATAAAGTGAATGACTGGGCAGTTCGCGATAAGAAAAGCCGGAGGACTTTAAATCGAATGTTTCAAATCAAAGATAGAAGAAAAGTGAAAGGTGGGAAGAAGGAGAAGATAAAGTGTGTGCTAGTGGGTGATGGAGCTGTAGGAAAAAGTTCTTTAATAGCTGCGTACGCGCAGGACACATTCCGGGAAGAGTATCAACCCACGGCGTACGACACATTTAATGGTAAGTCCCTTCTGCTATGCTTCATTGAGGAAAAATCTCACAGCAAGAATTTATTCTTCCAACACAACCACTTATCACTAATGGCCCTGATTTGGAAAGATAAATATAGATTACCTTCACtacaatattattaattgtccTCAAAACGATACCATCAATGTTATTTTTATCAGCTGGCgctatttaaacatttttggtTGGACCTGTTTGCAAATTAAGTTGGTATAGGTACCTTCTCTTAAAGAATATTTGTAATTGTTGATCAAACCGTAAAATTTTGTCCTACTTACCATTCTTAACAAATGCTTcaaaaaatccaaaattttcCACGGTCGGAAACTCTGATAATACCTAAGAAGAAATTCCTGGAGGCCTTAAATAAAGTT
This genomic window from Maniola hyperantus chromosome 5, iAphHyp1.2, whole genome shotgun sequence contains:
- the LOC117982642 gene encoding uncharacterized protein; translated protein: MSPSLEGIMFNRNANLSARRPLLAEPQKPVVIPPRAPPRDYGPQRPSPAPRNLPPDCHYEYKTEWKPSNVEIEKRLQETRAREKIGYFQDKITPPELNLDRREAELVFRFDPHASAEYLSGQYQAPTVQYAKPPTPANGFANRLPERDGPFVFGVHSPSQFPIPRRDEDDYDYSEVAEENGRPVIRDDESADLNCCDKVNDWAVRDKKSRRTLNRMFQIKDRRKVKGGKKEKIKCVLVGDGAVGKSSLIAAYAQDTFREEYQPTAYDTFNVVVDVDDRPVCVEICDTAGQDSMSELRALCYPGTDVLMLCFSVVRPETFRSVAERWTRAVAGVNAPLVLVGTQSDLALDGRVIQTLRSRGEHAVTEVEARTLAAKINAAYVETSAKTRKQLKDAFDAAILAGLPVISSKRPLWKKLLCIN